From a single Drosophila sulfurigaster albostrigata strain 15112-1811.04 chromosome 3, ASM2355843v2, whole genome shotgun sequence genomic region:
- the LOC133843274 gene encoding A-kinase anchor protein 14-like, with protein sequence MFKFVAIVALLIASASAGLIETHHVVHEPVLAKVGTVVHSAPSAVSHQSITQVHSKPVIQHVVAPVLKTTVHAAPAIAVHSVPVVHAAPAIAVHSAPVVHAAPVVHAAPVLPVVHSAPLVKSVLHTSPLAYTLHH encoded by the exons ATGTTCAAATTC GTTGCTATCGTCGCTCTCTTGATTGCCTCCGCTTCGGCTGGCCTCATCGAGACCCACCATGTGGTGCATGAGCCCGTTCTCGCCAAGGTGGGCACCGTGGTGCACAGCGCTCCTTCTGCCGTGTCTCACCAGAGCATCACCCAGGTGCACAGCAAGCCAGTCATCCAACATGTTGTTGCTCCCGTCTTGAAGACCACAGTTCATGCTGCTCCTGCTATTGCTGTTCACTCTGTTCCCGTGGTTCACGCTGCTCCTGCCATCGCTGTTCACTCTGCTCCTGTGGTTCATGCTGCTCCAGTTGTCCACGCCGCTCCAGTTCTGCCTGTGGTGCACTCTGCTCCTCTAGTCAAGTCTGTGCTGCACACATCTCCCTTGGCCTACACTCTGCATCATTAA
- the LOC133843273 gene encoding larval/pupal cuticle protein H1C-like: MLSRIEGQRFVCVWFDFNLISSQIMSLPFQVLYKLRCVATKYHQFQLKSTCFNMFKFVAIIALLVASASAGRIETHHVVHEPVLAKVGTVVHSAPSAVSHQSITQVHSKPVIQHVVAPVLKTTVHAAPAIAVHSVPVVHAAPAIAVHSAPVVHAAPVVHAAPVVPVVHSAPLVKSVLHTSPFAAFSGHH; the protein is encoded by the exons ATGCTGAGTCGCATTGAAGGTCagcgttttgtgtgtgtttggtttgaCTTCAACTTGATAAGTTCCCAAATTATGTCTTTGCCTTTTCAAGTTCTATATAAACTCCGCTGCGTAGCCACAAAATATCATCAGTTTCAATTGAAATCTACTTGCTTCAATATGTTCAAATTC GTTGCTATCATCGCTCTGCTGGTTGCCTCCGCCTCTGCTGGCCGCATCGAGACCCACCATGTGGTGCATGAGCCTGTTCTCGCCAAGGTGGGCACCGTGGTGCACAGCGCTCCTTCTGCCGTGTCCCATCAGAGCATCACCCAGGTGCACAGCAAGCCAGTCATCCAACATGTTGTTGCTCCCGTCTTGAAGACCACAGTTCATGCTGCTCCTGCTATTGCTGTTCACTCTGTTCCCGTGGTTCACGCTGCTCCTGCCATCGCTGTTCACTCTGCTCCTGTGGTTCATGCTGCTCCAGTTGTCCACGCCGCTCCAGTTGTGCCTGTGGTGCACTCTGCTCCTCTAGTCAAGTCTGTGCTGCACACATCTCCCTTCGCAGCCTTCTCTGGGCATCATTAG
- the LOC133843276 gene encoding neuropeptide-like 3, whose amino-acid sequence MFKLCVFVALLSLVAAAPAPAPVPAPAPGIIGPAVIASPWGAPLVAGPILAGPRIVSVVPAPVSHVAISQVHPAPVVVKHLW is encoded by the exons atgttcaagCTG TGCGTCTTCGTTGCTCTTCTTAGCCTggtggctgctgctcctgccCCAGCTCCTGTGCCTGCCCCAGCACCCGGTATCATTGGTCCTGCTGTGATCGCCAGCCCCTGGGGAGCTCCCCTCGTTGCCGGCCCCATCCTGGCTGGACCTCGCATTGTGAGCGTTGTGCCTGCCCCCGTTTCGCATGTTGCCATCAGCCAAGTGCATCCAGCTCCAGTTGTTGTGAAGCATCTGTGGTAA
- the LOC133843957 gene encoding histidine-rich glycoprotein yields MLKLLLSLLLLCTLAAARPGYLHGHHHHYPEYHVEPLHVAKIVHLPAAVSHQSSTVVHSVPHHIIKPVVLPTVVKTVVHPPIIKAYHPAPIIKAYHPYDPYNLHHHHDFHDYHHYH; encoded by the exons ATGCTGAAATTG ttgctgtcgctgttgctgctgtgcacTTTGGCCGCTGCACGTCCTGGTTATCTGCATGGCCACCATCATCACTATCCGGAGTACCATGTGGAGCCGTTGCATGTGGCCAAAATTGTGCATTTGCCTGCCGCCGTGTCGCATCAGAGTTCAACGGTGGTGCACAGCGTGCCACATCACATCATCAAGCCCGTGGTGCTGCCAACTGTGGTGAAGACTGTGGTGCATCCACCAATCATTAAGGCCTATCATCCAGCACCCATTATCAAGGCTTATCATCCCTACGATCCGTATAAtttgcatcatcatcatgactTCCATGActatcatcattatcattaa
- the LOC133843367 gene encoding neuropeptide-like 3: MYKLVVLSALLAVAAARPGYLEAGPLLHSYAAPAIIHEPALAKVGHIVKSIPTAVSHQSISQVHSSAHIVQPIVAPVIKTYAAPIIKTYATPVLHTSVLSPSWASHGWESSW, encoded by the exons ATGTACAAGTTG GTGGTGTTGTCTGCTCTGCTCGCTGTGGCCGCTGCTCGCCCGGGCTATCTGGAGGCAGGTCCTCTGCTGCATAGCTACGCTGCTCCCGCTATCATCCATGAACCGGCTCTCGCCAAGGTGGGACACATTGTGAAGAGCATTCCCACCGCTGTCTCGCATCAGAGCATCAGCCAGGTGCACAGCTCCGCGCACATTGTGCAACCCATTGTGGCACCCGTCATCAAAACCTATGCCGCACCCATCATCAAGACCTACGCTACTCCAGTGCTCCACACTTCGGTGCTGTCGCCTTCGTGGGCTTCTCACGGCTGGGAGTCATCCTGGTAA
- the LOC133843366 gene encoding pupal cuticle protein G1A-like, with product MFKLVVLSALLAVAVARPGHLYESPVVYSAPAATIVQEPVLAKVGAVVKSIPSSVSHQSQSVVHSSAHYVEDVVAPVVKSYAAPVVSSYVAAPAPIISSYVAPAPIVKTVATYAAAAPVLKTIATPVVYNAGW from the exons atgttcaaattg GTGGTGTTGTCTGCTCTCCTTGCCGTAGCTGTTGCTCGTCCCGGTCATCTCTATGAATCCCCCGTAGTCTATTCGGCCCCAGCTGCCACAATTGTCCAGGAACCGGTGCTGGCCAAGGTCGGTGCTGTGGTCAAGAGCATTCCCTCATCGGTCTCCCATCAGAGCCAATCGGTCGTCCATAGCTCTGCTCACTATGTCGAGGATGTGGTTGCTCCTGTCGTCAAGTCCTATGCTGCCCCAGTTGTCTCCAGCTACGTGGCTGCTCCAGCGCCAATCATCTCCAGCTATGTGGCACCTGCTCCCATTGTCAAGACTGTGGCCACCTATGCCGCTGCTGCTCCCGTCCTGAAGACCATCGCCACGCCCGTTGTCTACAATGCTGGCTGGTAA